The Ascochyta rabiei chromosome 3, complete sequence genome segment CGCGAGTGTCATGATTACCATGTAGGCAGTTTGGCTGGCAGAGGACGTGTATCAATACTATACCCAAGCATGCAATGCGTGCCTTTAGCTACTTGAGCAATAAAGCAGCAATCACCAATCCTACCATGATCTTCGTGTTACAACAGCGCCTATGCAACAAGCAAGTCCAGCTTCATCACTGTAGTTGTTCAAGCCACGACAATAAAATGCGCAAAAAGAACCCCACGAAGCGGCAAAAAAGGTAGAAGCATTGGTTCATGTATTCCTATACCGTATTAGTACAGGAAGCAGATACAATCTCTCCTTCAGACGAAGAACGTACCTGGTGGGGATCGAACCCACGGCATCCGCATAACCCAGATGAGTCATAAGAGTCTGACGAATCTTATAAGAACGGCGCGCTACCACTGCGCCACAGGAATTGAGAAACCCAATTTTCTGGACGCTCAGCGTCCCTGTTTCAGAAAGTTTGATACCGGTTTCGCTGACAATATCAATATATAGCCGGTAAAAGGTAGAGTAAGAGGCAGCGTGATCGTGGCATCAATGAGAATAATATCAGATCTGGCCTGTAGGGTTGTGGAGACACAAGCGGGGTTGGTCGTCTCGGTCGATGATGACGCCTTCGACGCGCATTGTCATGGTTCGGCTGAGACGCAAGGGATTGACCAGCCTCTCATGTTGCAGGAAGATCTGGAGACAATCATGCGCTCTCTCGAACTTGGGAGGTAGTGAGTGTTGTTTTCTAGTAGCGTTTTAAAAGTACAGGCGTTTAGGAGATTACACACTTTCTGAGCTGTCTCAAACACTGGTTGAGTGGTTGCTGACCTCCAGACGTTGTGGAGGATTCGGCGTGGCTGGGCCGGCTGTCCAACCACGATGCGCTAGAGGAACCGGCTTCCGACCGACATCATCATGGTGCTCGTTTCACTCTCATCGTTCATCTCATAGTGCATTCATACACTTTTGCTGCAATTGTGACTGGCTTCGGGTAAGTCGGTGCTCTGAAGAAACTCCCTACGCGATGCAATTGATCTCTCCCACGACGCGTTCATGTCTGAGAGTTCCACGTCGACGCCAAAGAGCTCCTTTGTCTAGCTACAGCCATGTACACGTTCGTTGTCGTCCACAGGGTGCTATGCATGTTTCAAGTCGTGGAGCTGCATGGCAGCTGCAGTACTGCAGGGATCTGACAACCTCATCGCGTCAATTGACGCCTTCCATTTCTCGCCAGCCTCTTTCTATACCACCCGCCCGCCGCTGTCTTCATTCTACATCTGCCTCTCCAGAACACGAGACTGACCATATGTAGGCACCCATTCTGCATTCTGCCATCACTTATACTCAACATGACAATCAGGGCCGCCAAGTTCACGCCTGAGGTGCTCCTCAGCGCTCCTCGCAGGTCTGAGGGTATTCCCAACTCAGACGCATCGAAGGTGCTCTACAGTGTGTCGACTTATAGCTTCACGGACCATGCAAAAAAGTCGGAAATTCGGGTCCTCGATGTTGCCAGTCAGCAGACGAGTCTGATCACAGACGACAAGTCTGCCAGCGAACCGACTTGGATCGACGACGACACCATCCTCCTTCTGAGGTCTGGCGATGATGGAGTCACCAATGTGGTAATTGGAAAGGCAGACAGTTTCGACAGCGAGTATGTCACGTGCAATCTGCTTATCACACAATACTGACAGCCTTCACAGCAACTACATTGCTGGCACTATCGAAGGTCCTGTCGGTGACCTCAAAATATACAGACTCAGCGATGACCAGATCGCATTCGCTGTGTCCGGAAAAGCAAAGCCTGATGGCTCGCTGTACAACCCCGAAAAGGCAGAGAAGCCCCACACATCTGGCAGACTCTACAAGTCAATGTTCGTGAGGCATTGGGACCATTATGTTACGGAGAACAAGAACGCTATCTGGCTTGGAAAATTGACGAAGAAGAATGGCAAATTCGAGTCATCTGCGCTGAAGAACGCCTTGAAGGGATCCAATCTTGAAAGTCCGATCGACCCCTTTGGTGGAAAAGACCACTTTGACATTTCCCAGAATGGGTTGGTATTTACGGCGAAAGATCCCGATCTCAACCCTGCTCTGCATACAAGAACTCATATCTATATCTCTGCGTGCGCAAATTCGAAGTTCTGGGACCATGTGGATGACTGGTCCAGTGATACGCCGGAGATACAACAAGTTGAGCTAGCAAAGGCGCACGGGTTCGAGGGCGCATGTACAAGCCCTGTTTGGTCGCACTCTGGAAAGATGATTGCCTTTTTGGGGATGAGAACCGATGGGTATGAGTCAGACAAGAACCAGGCTTTCATCATTCACGGTTACAGCAATCAACTGAATCCACCCACTCTTCTGTATGCCTCCAAGGACGGAAAAGGCAAGTGGGACCGAAGTCCGCAGTCCATCGCATGGAGCCCGGATGACTGGCACCTGTACCTCACAGCGGAAGAGCATGGCCGTACAAACCTCTTCCATGCTGGACCTCCGAAGCGCCCAGGTGAAGACTCACCTTTTCCGTCTGTTCTTGTGAAAGGCGGCAATGTGGCAGATGTCAAGGTACTTGAGTCTGGAAACATCTTCATAAGCTCGAACAGCTTGATCGAGAACAGCCTGTACTCCTTCGTGCCTGTGAGCGACCACAAGAACCATGACGACACTTACACCCTGCCTGTCTCAGACGGCTCGTCAGACTCAGAGGCCGACAGTCTCACCGCACGGTACATTTCCTCGAACACTCGGTCAGGCTCTATGTTTGGTCTCTCGCGTTCACAGATCAGTGAGATTCATTGGGATGGCGCTGCCCACAACACCTCAGTCCACGCCTGGGTCGTCAAGCCCAGCAACTTCTCCTCCGACAAGAAGTACCCACTCGCGTACCTGATCCACGGCGGCCCACAAGGCGCCTGGGAGGACTCCTGGAGCACACGCTGGAACCCCGCCGTATTCGCCGAGCAGGGCTACGTCGTCATTTGTCCAAACCCCACCGGCAGCACCAGCTACGGACAAGCCTTCACCGACGCAATCCAAGGCCAATGGGGCGGCCTCCCGTATCAAGACCTCGTGCTAGGCTTTGACTGGATCAAGAAAAACCTCTCCTACGTTGACACCAAGCGCTCCGTCGCTCTGGGCGCCTCCTACGGCGGCTACATGATGAACTGGATCCAAGGCCACCCACTCGGCCGCCACTTCAGCGCGCTCGTAACCCACGACGGCGTCTTCAGCATGGCCAGCCAAATGTCCTCGGAGGAACTCTACTTCCCCAAGCATGACCTGCACGGCCTCCCCTGGAAGAACCGCGAGGGGTGGGAGCAATGGGACCCGAGCAAACACACGGAGCACTGGAGCACGCCGCACCTGATCATCCACAGCGAACTCGACTACCGACTGCTGATCGGCGAGGGTCTGGCCGCCTTCCACACGCTGCAGAGCCGCGGCGTCGAGAGCCAGTTCCTGACCTTCCCAGACGAGAACCACTGGGTTCTCAAGCCGGAGAATAGTCTCCTGTGGCACCGAACTGTGTTTGACTTTATCAACCCCAAGGTCGGGCTCACCCCGCTCTCGGACGCTGGTGAAGGCGAGGAGGTGTAGTGTAGCGTAGTGCAGCATAGTCTATCGATACAGCCTTCCGCTGCATCCTGCCGTTCCATCACCCCCTCCATTTCCTTCTTCCACGCGAGCCGTCTAGTCTCTCCACGATGCCGTCTCAATCCCAACCCCCAACCCAATCTCAAACTGGACCTGAAGCTCAAATACAATGTCAAGCTCACATCCAATCCCAACACACACACAGTTTCCCACCCAGCGTCCTTCGAGGTGCTCCACGCACACGCTGAGCCAGGCCGAGGATGTGCATGCGAGGTGCAAGCCGTGCGCTCCGCCAAGGCGATGAATAGGCGAAGGCAAAGGCGGAGGTGGAGAGAGAAGTGGAAGTGCAGGTAAATAGCAACGTCCTGTCGTTGCTCAGTGCCGAGATGGGTTTGTGCAAGACAGACGGACGGGCTGGACTGTCTGGCCAGAGTGTGACTTGCGATTAACATGAGTGATGAACGAAGAGCCAACCAACGCTGCATGTCATGATTCGAGACTCGGAACCTATTGTTCTTTCGTGTGCATTCATTTTACACGAGACGTTGAGGGTATTTCAAGTCCTGCAAGGGGCACTGTGCTTTTCCTACTACAATAACAACACGATGCGGATCATACAGTTAAGAGTACAATTCATCATCATCTCCAGCATTGCCGAATCCTCCTTCTGCAATATCAATGCTGCTCTTGCTTGCGTGGCTGGTTGTAGGAGctttgcccttgcccttACTGCTCCCACTTGTGTCGTTACCATTCCCGTTCAGATCGATATTTTCAGTGCGAATGACCATATCATCTGCCTCATTGGGTGGCGCGGCCGCTTTTCCTTTGCCCTTGCTGCTGGCCGAAGGGGCGGCCGTTGCGCTTCCATTTGTGATGGTTGGCTgtttcttcttctcgtctGGCTTTCCTGCACCTTCAAATGTCCTGCGCACTCTATCGTAGTGACGAAGTTCGTCTGCACTGACACTGGGCACCAGCTCTCTATGCGCATCCATAAAGTCCTGCTCAGTGACCATGACGGCCGTGTCTTCCTCGGTGGCCAGGTGGTCGAAAAAGTATGCGATCGTGATGTGTGGGCTGTGCGTCTTGTTGTACTCTGCAACCTTCTCGTCGACAGCGCGCGCTTGCCGCGTGATGGCTTTGAGCATAGCATCGGAACAGAGCGCGTACATGTCAGCACCCGTGTAAGTGAATGGCAGGCCTTGCGAGACGCGCGCAAGAGACAGATCAGGGTGAAGGGTGAACCTGTACGGTTATTAATTAAGCGGAAGTGAGCGGATAAGGGGTACTTACTTTCTGCTCAGCGCCTCCAGGATGGTTTGCTGTTTCTCATGCGTGTCACTGACCCCCAAGTACAGCATCTTATCGAAGCGCCCCGGACGCAGGAGAGCTTGGTCAAGCAGATCTGGACGATTCGTTGCGCCAATGACAAACACGCCTTCGCCTCCATCGCTCATACCATCGAGCTCAGCAAGCAGCTGACTCACAATGCGATCCATGACACCGCCGCTGTCACCCTGGTTGCCACGCTTCGGTGCCACCGAGTCCAGTTCGTCAAAGAACACAACGCAGGGCCTGGCATCGCGAGCACGCTGGAAGACACGCCGGACGTTGGCCTCCGACTCACCAATGTACATGTTCAGCAGCTCCGGACCCTTGACGCTGAAGAAGTTGAGTGAAAACTCGGTAGCGATGGCCTTTGCAAGAAGTGTTTTTCCGGTGCCTGGAGGTCCATAGAAGAGGATACCGCTGCGCTTCTTCATGCCCTTGGCGAAAAGCTCAGGGCGAGAGAGCGGTAGTTGAATCGTCTCCATGACTGCGTCTTTGACGTGGGACAAGCCGCCGACGTCTGACCAGCCGACATTCGGGATCTTGGGCGCACCAATCGCGTCAGCGAAGTTCTTCCTAGCGGCGTCGACAGCGGTATCGAGGTCGGCTTTTGTGATGCTATTGCTAAAGTGGCCGCCGGCGAGTTCAATGTCTCTGGTAGTTACCGCTTCTGCTAATGACGAGGCCTtgcttgctgctgctgcaagCTCTTCTATGCGGGTGCGCTTCGAAACAAGGGCTCTATCAACCACATCAACGAGGTCTCCAGCCACCAAGGCAGCGGTTTTGACAGCAACGTTGCCAAGATCAACTTCTGGAGACAGTCGAATACCGGCATCATCGATGATACTACGCAGGATGCCTTGTCTTTCGCCTTCGTCGGGTGCAGTCATTTCCAACTCGTGGGTGAACAGACCTCGTATGCCCTCGGGTACCTTGTCGATCTCCGTCGTTGTGGCAATCAGCACTCTGGAGTCAGCCAAGATCTCCTTGAGTGCCGCGTTCATGCGGTCAGCGGTCAGGGCGTCGACATGTTTGATGAGCAGCGCAGTGAATTCCGCTCCGCAAGTCAGACCTCGCTCAGCCCTAGCCTTAAGGAAGCCCTCGGTCTTGACGTCGCCTCCCCCTGCACCCCCTTCAGTGACGATGTCGAAAGCATCAATAGCAAACGTGTGAAGACCCAAGTCTTCGCAGGCCTTGGTAGATATAGCAGCCTTGCCAATGCCTCGTTGAGTTGATGTGATGAGAATTGCTACCGGAGGCAGCCCCAGATGAATGGCTCTCGGGCTGGTGGCCACGGACATCAACTCCCGCAACCGTCGACGAAGGGGCGAAATGTACGGCTTAGGAAGTTCACCCATCGCCATCACTTTCTGAGACGCAGCGACCGGCGCTCGCTTCGCGCCGAGGTAGTATTGCCAGGCATTGTCGATGGTTGCAGGTGTCTTGCCCTGTTCGCTGCCGTTCATCTCCATTTTCGTGCTCGCAGCATCGACTGTGGCCGCACCACCCCAAATGTCCGGTTCTTCACCTTCACGGGGTTGGGATGTCTTGGAGGAGACATTGCCGATTTTGAACCAGGCTACGACTTTCGGGTTTGAGCTCTCGACCGCGGTATCCTCGTTGGGAGTTTTTCTTGCGTTGGACAACAGCTCGTCACTCCCAACATCGTCTTCGGTGGAGGTCTGGAAGACAGCCCGCCCAAGTGATTCGTCGATGGAGACACCAATCAGATCGCCTGTTTTGACAACACGTCTCTTCTGCTCAAAGTGTTCCTTCAGAGCAGCGAACAAGCTTGGCTGGAGCAGGCGATCGGAAGATAGGGGCGTTGATACTTTGAGCAGAGTAACCTCTCTCGCAGACGGTGGTAGTGATGAGCTCGTCAGACGAGGCTTCTGCAGAGCTGTCCGCGGTAGACCGGGCATGTGTGGTGCGACTAGTGGTGTGATTCGAAGATGCGAGGGGCTTCCCAGATTCGCCAACAGAATGGGGGAGAGGTATGCTGGTAGTGAGGTACTCGCTGGGCCCGAAAAGCTCGATATGCTCATCCTGCGCTCGCCACCTTCAGACTTGTGTACTGGGTATCTGGCCACCTTCTTCGTCATGTTGTCGGGTAGGCCGTAGACTCTGACTGGGCGCCAATTCGAGTTCTCTTCCTCTTGAGCAGCTCCCAATGAGCCAAGCCCCCAAAGGGGATGGCCCGAGGGCTCTTCCGAGGCTTCGAGCTTGACCCAATCGCCAGAGAAACATCCGACTTTGACAAGTGTGTTTGTATCGACAAACACACGGGCTTCTTCATCGTCTTCGCTGCCAGGTCTTGGATGCACGAGCTCGTCGGAGATGCTCTGCAGCAGTCCGTGGGCCTTGAAGACCTTGCTCTTGGACGAAGGCGCTCCTCGCACGGTGCTGGTCGCGGTGAAGCTAGAGAAGACCGAGCCTGGCGTTGCCATGCCATTTGTGCGGTAGTTGCCTGGGCGGGGCGTGGCGGAGGTGAACGACGAGAGCACGCCTGAAGAGTGTGGCGGCAGCATGGGCGCACTCAAAGATATGATGTCGTCAGATTCGTCCGACAAATCACCGGCATCTGAGCCCGAGAAATCCGAATCTAGGCTAGGCGTGGATTCTTCGTCTGGGGGGCTAGCATTGCGCGAATCGCCGCGCTCATCGGCGGTGTAGAAGGCGTCATTGGAGGTGTCTTCTGCTTCGCTGTCATCGTCGAAGGTGTTCGAGATGGGCGCTTGTCTTACGGGGGGTGGAAGCACGGTCCTGGAGCTGCGGTGGGACTGCAGCACGACGATGCGCGTACTCGGCAGCAGAAGGCCTTGCGACACAGGCTCACAGGCGGTGATCTTGGCTGGCGGGGGCGGGACGTGGGTGATGGGATGCGCAGGCAGGGGCAAGGGCAGCAGGTCGCCGGTGTGCAGCACGGTTGGCGAGTGCAGAGCCTCTCGCACAGCCGCCTTCCACGCATTCTCCTGGACCGCGCCGTCTATCCCATGCGCCGTCTTGGCCTGGCCATTGACGTCGAGATGGCGGTTCTTGGGCCCCTTTGCTGCGCCGGCGCCGTTGGAGGGGCTCACGAAGCCTCCGCCGAACTTGGCATGCACTTGGTCCAGCTTGCGCAGGGCTTCCGTGTCCAGGTTCACATAGACGGTGTCCAGGCCGACGGGCACGACGTCGTGCATGCGGACTTGGATGGGCGCGTCTCTCCGCTGTGTCTTGTTCGGGGCCAGCGTGTGGAGAAGCTGGGAGAAGGAgtggagggcgagggcggaGGTGGGAATCTGCAGCGACGCATGCGGGCGGGCAGCAGATGGATCGCTCTTCTCCGCGCTTCGCACCGGGAGAATCGTCCAGGGGATGGTCTGGGAAGCAACGACGGAGCTTGGAAGCCATGGGGTAATCGCGACATGGCGGGGGGTGTCCGCGCCTGCTACTATCAGCCTGGATGCTTGGACGCGTGGATGCGTGGATGCTTGGATGCTTGGACGCGTGGATGCTTGTCTACACCACGGGACATACCGTCGTGCTTCGCCCCCGGGAACAGATCGTCGAACAGGTCGTCGGACAGGACGCCCACCTCGCCCTTCAAGCGCTCGTCGAGCAGCAGACGCGCCGAAGTCGGTGGGCGGTCGAGTCTTCTTCTCCGCCTCCGCTTGCGCGGGTTCACCGGATGCAGTCCATTCGGCGCTTCCATCTCTTGCATTCGTCAATCCACGGCCGGCGCTGCAGTGTGGAGGAGCAAGGAGGGAGGCTCTGCGGTAGCGGATGGGTAGGCGCATGCACTCGTCGGTCGGCGCCAAGCTCCCTGTGTACCTCGGCAGCTGCTCGAATGCCCGTctgctgctggctgctggcCGATCGGACGCCTGCACGTGCACGCTTGTACGCTTGATCCCCCCGCGTCTGTACAACCACCGAGTCCGACGATGGGAAAGAGAAGCAGTTGTCTCCGCGGACCAAGTCCCTGCAGTCGTGAGGAGACGCTCACCGATGCCTGATGGGTCGATTACCGTGTGTGGCCCGCTTTTCGACTTGCCCGGTTGCGGCTCCCACCTCTTCACGACACGGGCATCGACATGTGAAGTGCGAAGCAAGTAGACAATTCAGAAAACTTGCATTGGAGTAGCAAACACGGCATCTCCCAACACAAGCATGCAGGAACCAGAACCCCTTTTGCGAGGATATCGAACGCCACCCAACACCCTGATATGCATCTTCATCGCTCCCCGTCACCGCATGCCCCTACTTCCTGCTCGACTTGGCCTTCTTGTGCTTCTTTTCGCTCTTCTCTCGGCCCTTCTCAGCCTCCTTGTAAGCTTCAGCCACGGCTTCACCagccttcctcttcttctcacCCGTCTTGACAGCCACGGTCAAGTTGTCGACACGGCCGCCCTTGGCCGCTTTGGCGACCGAGCGCTCAGCATCTTCCCACTCGTCTGCTCCAGCGCCGATCTCGTACCTGAAAGACAGTCAGTAACGCACACGTCACAGTGCAAACATCTCAACGCACCTGTGCAGAGGCAGCGCGTCAATAAGCGCCTTTGCCCTCTCACGCTCTTCCTCATCTGCGAGGAACTCATCCCCACCTTCCTGCAGTTCTTCCTCCAGACTCTTCTCCAGAGGCTTGAAGCGCGGGTCCGCCACAGCCTCGGGCGCGTCGCCATCTTCAACCTCCATAGCCTCCGGCAGCTCCTGCCTCACGGCGCCCTCGAGGATCCCACGGAACGCCGTCGCTACTTTGCGGACGACCTTGACGAACATGGCCATCAGTTGGGAAGAAGAGAGGTTGAGTTCCTTCTCAACTTCACTGAATTCTTTGCGTTGGAGACCGATGGCCAGGAGGAGCGCGACTTGCACTCCGCTCATCTTGACGTGCGACTTGAGACGCCCTGTGAAGTAGAGCGTTGCAATGGACGGCAGCATGTCGAGAATGACGTGGTAGTCGAGCATGTTGTTTGCGTACGAGTCCAGTCTCTTCAAGTCGAAGGGGCTGAATAGGGCGTCCAGCTCTGCCTTTGTGATCGGCGTCGCTTGCAGTTCAACGTCGAGCTTTGCGCCGAGAGACGCAGACTCTTCAATGGAGAGCGAGGTAACCGAGGGGAAGGACCGGAACTGGTAGGACAGCAGAGAAAGGAAGCGCTTCTGGAAATCCTTAGCAAAAGCCGCGACCCATGACCCGTCCGAGGACGTGGTTTCCAGTGAGCGCAGCATGATGCATGTGTGTTCCCCAGTCAGATCGTTGGGGGTCTGCCTCAAGTAAACGGGGACGAAGGACTGGCGCTTCCAGAACTTGTGCAGTTGGCTCGTCAGCCCATAGCTTACGCCTACGTAGTCAAGCTTGGGGGAAGCGAGTTCGGACAAGCGGGCAAAGAGAGGCGGCATCTCAGACGCTTCGCGGACTTTGATAGTGTCTGTTTGAAGGCTGGCAGATTCTAGCTCGGACTCTGAGACACGCTTCATCGTCTCTACCTCGCTGGGCGCAGACTCCGACAGCGAAGCGAGCTTGCCGTCGTAGAAGTCTACCAGAAGGGACAGAGCACGCGAGCCGTAGCCCATGTTTACATAGTCCGGGTTCGTGGCTATGCGGACAACGCGCGCACCAGAGAGAGAGGCAAAGTTCTCGTCCTGGAATTGTTGGGAAACGATCCAGGGAATGAGGTCGCCGCCTGCTCTTTGTCCGCGCGACAGACTGCTAAGAACACTTTCCCTGCTGATTTGACCTTCGAGTGCTACCTGGATGACGCAGAGAGGCTCGGGGAGCTTGTTGTCCTCTGCGGGAGCAGTGAGGACGAAGAGCTGATGGGCGGGGGCGTCCGACATGAGCTGAAGATCGTTGGGCGTGTTTTTGTAGTGGCTGGCGACGTAAAGCGCCATCATCTTCTGCAGGAACTTCTCGGCCGCTGGGTTGTAGGAGAAAAGGGTATCCCGGTTGACGTGGAGCAGCTGGCACTCATCAGGATGCGGGCATCCCTGAGTTCCCAGCTTCGATCGCGGCAGAGTAGCATCAAGGCAGAGGAGGTCGTTCATCCATCGCTCTACAGAATCGCCCTGAGCATAACGAATGGGTTCCGAGAGTGTGATTTCGCGCAGAGAGCGACCAGCCATCGAAGGCTCCGTCCCGTCCTTGCTCTCCTTGCCTGTCGCTCGGTCGACTACGGTTGATGTGCCAGTGGTCTTGCGTCCTCTTGACTGCTCACGAAGCTGGTTGATGAGCTTGAGCGAGAGCGAGCGGCCGGTACCCTCGTAACCGTTGATAGTTGAGGCCATGAACACCAAGTAGGGCCCCATCAGCTTGCGCACTAGCGGCAGAGGAATAGCTGCTGCCTCATCGATGACCAACAGCTCAGCCTGACCCAGCTGGTTCGCGTCTTGCGGCTGAATGTACTGGATTGTTTGCCTGTGCTGTCGGTGCACGTTGACGCGAACGATTGCCTTGTTGAACTCCGCATGTGTCGACTGCAGGATGTTGTAGTCCTGGTGTTCCATGTATCCCAGCGCGTCGAAGCCCTTGAACACGAACTCGAACAGTGTCTTCAGGTTTTCGGGACTTGGCGACGTGATGAAGATGTTGCTGTATCCGTGTGCAATCGCCGCTGCGATCGCCACACCCAACGCCGCAGACTTTCCGCGACCACGCGCTGCCGTCAAAGTCACGGTGCTCTGCAGCGTCTTCTCTGCGATCGCATCCACAAACGTGAGGAGCGCCTTTGCTTGGTCCACTGTCTTGGCCAGCTTCACAAGGTCGCCTACAGGTGGCGTATCTGCCAGCGATTCCTTGATCTCTTCCAGCTCCTTCGCCTTCGGTGTCTTGCCCTCAAGCTCTGGGTCCGGTGGCGCTAGCTGCTTAACGTGCTTCCCGCCTGAAATAGGCAGCACGTTCAGCTCGTCGTCCACCACCAAGCAGCTGTCGCATTTTCCGAGTGAGAGAAGGAATCGTTCGTTAAATCGTGCGACGACGTCGCTGTGCGCTTCGGTTCGGTACCGCGAGTGTATGTCCATGGACATTGTGTAGAGCTGCTTCAAGCTGTTCATGCCCTTCAGCAGCAGGATCACCAGTCCTCCTCCCTCAACCGTCTCGATTGTGCGCGCGAGCAAGTTCGGTGTGAGTGCTTCGAAGTCCTGCAGGATGCACATGCCGTATGTGTTACCCAGAATCTTCTCGGTCTCCTTGTAGTAGACATAGCGGATGTTCTGTGTCGAGACAAACAGTTCGAACGGGTCTTCGGTATCGATGTCGCGGATGCCGCGCTTGAGCTCGCTCTTGATCTTCTTCTCGCGCTTCTTGCGGTGACTCGAGAACCCTAGCAATTTGTTCTTGTACGCCCAGAGGACCGACTTGTTCAGCTTCACGTCGACGTTTAGCAGGATATGGTAGAGGTTGACGATGACATCCTTCTGGCGGTCACCGACGACTACGAAAAAGCTTCGTTTCTTCTCCTGCGTACTGTGAGCCTCGATTTAGCTGTTGTGGTTGTTCGATGCATGCGTACCTGAGCACCGTTGCGGATCAAAGCCGGAATACGGGAGTCGCTGGAGCTTAGTGAGCATCTGAACAGGCTGCAGGTGGTGCATGTTCACGTACATGGCTTTCTTCGGCATCTTGACAGCTCCGCAGGCGTCCCCACCTCTTCACTACAATATCGTTGGGTTGGAGCGTCACACGTTTCTCCGTAGTGTGAAACTGATCGCGGAGGTTATCTGAAGCTGTTGCGATGCTTTCAGCTACTCAGACCTCCAGGTGCGTGGGATATGCGCTCGGTGGCTGCAAGAGTTGCGGATCGTACAGCCGGAGTTTTCGAAATTTCGAAGTCCAGTCGGGCAGAATTCGGCGCGTCTCTGTCACCGCCATCAACATACCGCATCGGGTAAGTTTGACACATCCATCGATAACGTGGCAAGACGGCTGGCTTCGAAGTTCAAGGATGAGAGCTCACTTCACAGAGGTTGAGAGCCATCAACACTTGCTAGCAAAGCTGTAAAACAAAGGAGCGAGACTCCTTGAGGCTTCCAATGCATCTGAGCTACAACAACAAACAACGACTGTACTATTATGCCAAactaattataatattacgCTGTATCAAAATCTATAGTCTAAGGATCCTCACCAAGGAGACATGAGGGTACAATGTGTGTGCTTGGGAAACGCTAAGCTCAAATGCAGATTTTCGCCAGCAAACATAACCTCACACCTACTCATCTCTTGCGTCCGACGCTTTGACGGTCTTCAAAGCTTCGTACCCCTTCCCATCGCCACCTCCGATCTGTGCTGAGCCCTTGACCTGCTCGGCACCTTTCTCACTCCACTCCCCAGCTGTGGCGTCTACTTTCCTTGTCGCGTCCTCCCTCAGCTTATCGCTGCGTTGATAGAAGTCTTGAACATCCTCACATCCCCTCGGTGTGCGGCATAACTTCCTAGCTTCTTCAGGAGCTGTTTTCCACAGCACCTCTCTGATCTCTTTCCCGACCTTTTCAATAGCATCCATGGCCCAAATAACATCCAGATGTTCGTAGCCCTCGATCACTTTGGAATGAACAACGTCCACGAACGGTTCACGGTTGCGCTCAAAGCGGCGCAGAAGGCGGCGACCATCAACGAGGTCATCTGCGCCACATACCCAGAGAGCGAAGGGTGGTGTGTGCGGGCCATACCAAGCAAAACGGGCGCGGCTGCCGTCCCGCCTGCGTGAGCTGCGGTTCTTCTCATCGAGCGCGCTGTCACCTGGCTGCGAGTCGTCTGTCCCTTCTTCATCCGAGTTGTCTCTTGAGCGTGATCTGGATCtgtcctcttcttcgtcttccttTTCTTCGATCATCTTCTCTTCTCGGGTAGATAGGATACACTTATGCTTTGCAAAACACTCGCGTCCAAGCCACCACCTCATACTTTCGGCACTGACGTAGACAGGCGAGAACTGGAACAAGCGGTCTCGGAGATCTTGATCCCAACGATCGTCTGTCC includes the following:
- a CDS encoding peroxisomal assembly protein, encoding MEAPNGLHPVNPRKRRRRRRLDRPPTSARLLLDERLKGEVGVLSDDLFDDLFPGAKHDGADTPRHVAITPWLPSSVVASQTIPWTILPVRSAEKSDPSAARPHASLQIPTSALALHSFSQLLHTLAPNKTQRRDAPIQVRMHDVVPVGLDTVYVNLDTEALRKLDQVHAKFGGGFVSPSNGAGAAKGPKNRHLDVNGQAKTAHGIDGAVQENAWKAAVREALHSPTVLHTGDLLPLPLPAHPITHVPPPPAKITACEPVSQGLLLPSTRIVVLQSHRSSRTVLPPPVRQAPISNTFDDDSEAEDTSNDAFYTADERGDSRNASPPDEESTPSLDSDFSGSDAGDLSDESDDIISLSAPMLPPHSSGVLSSFTSATPRPGNYRTNGMATPGSVFSSFTATSTVRGAPSSKSKVFKAHGLLQSISDELVHPRPGSEDDEEARVFVDTNTLVKVGCFSGDWVKLEASEEPSGHPLWGLGSLGAAQEEENSNWRPVRVYGLPDNMTKKVARYPVHKSEGGERRMSISSFSGPASTSLPAYLSPILLANLGSPSHLRITPLVAPHMPGLPRTALQKPRLTSSSLPPSAREVTLLKVSTPLSSDRLLQPSLFAALKEHFEQKRRVVKTGDLIGVSIDESLGRAVFQTSTEDDVGSDELLSNARKTPNEDTAVESSNPKVVAWFKIGNVSSKTSQPREGEEPDIWGGAATVDAASTKMEMNGSEQGKTPATIDNAWQYYLGAKRAPVAASQKVMAMGELPKPYISPLRRRLRELMSVATSPRAIHLGLPPVAILITSTQRGIGKAAISTKACEDLGLHTFAIDAFDIVTEGGAGGGDVKTEGFLKARAERGLTCGAEFTALLIKHVDALTADRMNAALKEILADSRVLIATTTEIDKVPEGIRGLFTHELEMTAPDEGERQGILRSIIDDAGIRLSPEVDLGNVAVKTAALVAGDLVDVVDRALVSKRTRIEELAAAASKASSLAEAVTTRDIELAGGHFSNSITKADLDTAVDAARKNFADAIGAPKIPNVGWSDVGGLSHVKDAVMETIQLPLSRPELFAKGMKKRSGILFYGPPGTGKTLLAKAIATEFSLNFFSVKGPELLNMYIGESEANVRRVFQRARDARPCVVFFDELDSVAPKRGNQGDSGGVMDRIVSQLLAELDGMSDGGEGVFVIGATNRPDLLDQALLRPGRFDKMLYLGVSDTHEKQQTILEALSRKFTLHPDLSLARVSQGLPFTYTGADMYALCSDAMLKAITRQARAVDEKVAEYNKTHSPHITIAYFFDHLATEEDTAVMVTEQDFMDAHRELVPSVSADELRHYDRVRRTFEGAGKPDEKKKQPTITNGSATAAPSASSKGKGKAAAPPNEADDMVIRTENIDLNGNGNDTSGSSKGKGKAPTTSHASKSSIDIAEGGFGNAGDDDELYS